From one Pedobacter faecalis genomic stretch:
- a CDS encoding acyltransferase, with product MIKYIYRILAELKRRKLKSKCTLKGSVYFSDSSDIRLYYGSDKGDVVIGNHVKMYGKLTTQNHAKIICKDNVTIGSNTIVHAVSGVTFETGATISYNVTISDNNNHPVHPEDRKLIYSNPSPKYLYRSVWEISDNAPVVVGENAWIGAHAIILKGVTIGENSIVAMASVVTKDVPANSIVAGNPAKVVRTDIHLLPRKLVMKDGDISIL from the coding sequence ATGATAAAATATATTTACAGAATTTTAGCTGAACTAAAACGTAGAAAATTGAAGTCTAAGTGCACGTTGAAGGGCAGTGTATATTTTTCAGATAGTTCTGATATTCGACTGTATTATGGTTCGGACAAAGGTGATGTCGTGATTGGGAATCACGTAAAAATGTATGGAAAACTTACAACCCAAAATCACGCCAAGATAATTTGTAAGGATAATGTGACGATCGGGTCCAATACTATCGTTCACGCAGTAAGCGGTGTCACTTTTGAAACGGGGGCCACAATTTCATATAACGTTACTATTAGCGATAACAACAACCATCCTGTTCATCCTGAAGACAGAAAATTGATTTATTCTAACCCATCGCCAAAATACCTTTATAGAAGTGTGTGGGAAATATCAGATAACGCACCCGTAGTAGTAGGAGAAAATGCTTGGATAGGGGCCCATGCTATTATTCTTAAAGGTGTCACTATAGGTGAGAATAGTATTGTTGCGATGGCATCAGTTGTGACTAAGGACGTTCCTGCAAATTCCATTGTTGCCGGTAATCCCGCTAAAGTGGTAAGGACAGACATACATCTTTTGCCACGGAAACTTGTTATGAAAGATGGAGATATAAGCATACTATAA
- a CDS encoding NAD-dependent epimerase/dehydratase family protein: protein MAYKILITGTAGFVGFHLAESLLKEGYEIVGLDNINDYYDVNLKFARLAQSGIDQSEINWFQIVQSSVHKNYRFVRMNLEDKSELMELCASENVDVIINLAAQAGVRYSIENPDAYVQSNVVGFLNILEVSRRFKVKHLLYASSSSVYGLNKTMPFSVQDRVDQPVSLYAATKRSNELMAHTYSHLYKIPTTGLRFFTVYGPWGRPDMAYFLFADAIKEGKAIKVFNHGKLKRDFTYIDDIVNGIKNMVEKYLNGVPPSDEDTLYNIYNIGNNTPVELMEFITIVGDSMGMKPEMQMLDMQQGDVYATWADVTELIENFNYRPDTPLQIGISKFADWYKNYYKL, encoded by the coding sequence ATGGCATATAAGATACTTATCACGGGAACTGCTGGTTTTGTCGGGTTCCATTTAGCAGAATCACTTCTTAAGGAAGGTTATGAGATAGTTGGCTTGGATAACATAAATGATTACTATGACGTTAATCTGAAATTCGCTCGTCTCGCGCAAAGTGGCATCGACCAAAGTGAAATTAATTGGTTCCAGATAGTTCAGAGCTCTGTGCACAAGAATTATCGGTTCGTGAGAATGAATTTGGAGGATAAGTCTGAGTTGATGGAACTATGTGCTAGTGAAAACGTTGATGTCATTATTAATCTTGCTGCGCAGGCGGGTGTAAGATATTCAATTGAAAACCCAGACGCGTATGTTCAGTCAAACGTTGTCGGTTTTCTAAACATATTGGAAGTATCTAGGCGTTTTAAGGTTAAACATTTGCTATATGCCAGTTCATCCAGTGTTTATGGACTTAACAAGACAATGCCTTTTTCTGTGCAGGATAGAGTAGACCAACCGGTTTCATTGTATGCAGCTACAAAAAGGTCGAACGAGCTGATGGCTCACACCTATAGTCATTTATATAAGATACCAACCACTGGGCTTCGTTTTTTCACGGTGTACGGTCCTTGGGGCCGGCCTGATATGGCTTACTTTTTATTTGCAGACGCAATCAAAGAGGGAAAAGCGATAAAGGTATTCAATCATGGCAAGCTGAAGCGTGACTTTACATACATCGACGATATTGTGAACGGTATAAAGAATATGGTCGAAAAGTATTTAAATGGAGTTCCACCAAGCGATGAGGATACTTTATATAATATATATAATATAGGAAACAATACGCCGGTAGAGCTCATGGAGTTTATAACAATAGTCGGTGATTCTATGGGTATGAAGCCGGAAATGCAAATGCTAGATATGCAACAGGGGGATGTATATGCGACATGGGCTGACGTCACTGAATTAATTGAAAACTTTAATTACCGTCCTGACACACCACTGCAAATAGGGATAAGTAAGTTTGCAGATTGGTATAAGAATTACTACAAATTATAA
- a CDS encoding GumC family protein yields the protein MDTFSEDNTQEDSGIDFKKLFGKLIANWLWILLSLTISLSLAYFYYKYKTPTYTISARILVNDEKKGAGMLGGGDLLGDLGGLLGSKSTVDNEAEVLKTRFLLEQVVEDMKLNVTYYSKTPLKNVQLYKSPLILNILKEQDTIRSTDVDLKISKGKTLSVVTDELDTTVELGSPFKIPGVGVVQISKNDSIPLHEDDFMINVKSVDSKVAELKENLKVEVTNKLVTVIDLSLNHAIPRKGEDIMNKLIEKYVEANVKDKNEVADSTVKFIQSRLGFIGRELGDLEGNIQGFKQSNNLADMTEQSKLLVQTTSQYLDELSKVETQISILKSLQDYLKDENTNKRVLPSSVIPTDMVFSGAVERYNELTMERARQLIGVTESNPSIVLIDKEIANARADIQSNLSNTLRGFEITRNKISAQMRKAEAQVKDVPQIERQYLNLARQQQIKQELYIFLMQKSEETAISKTSNIANSKTIDPPKSEFKPISPKKSMVLMLGFIVGLAVPVGLIYILEVLNNKIQTKDDIIKGTSTPIVGEISHNQENDNLVVSNSSRSAVAEQFRALRTNLSFMTNTVDEKVILLTSSMSGEGKSFVAINLGNILALSNKRVILMELDLRKPGLSAKVNIPNTKGFTNFIIDSSLTSKDIIQPLKLHKSLFIVPSGPIPPNPAELLLNGRTGELIEELKKDFDYIIVDAPPIGVVTDAQLIAPHADTCLYLVRQNYTYKAQLNIVEDLRKNRKIKSIGVVVNDIQVSEGYGYGYGYGYGYGYGYGYGYGNYGSNESKKTPIWKRLIRK from the coding sequence ATGGATACTTTTTCAGAAGATAATACGCAGGAAGATTCGGGGATAGATTTCAAGAAGCTATTCGGTAAACTCATTGCCAACTGGCTTTGGATTTTATTGTCGCTTACCATTTCCTTGTCCTTGGCATATTTTTATTATAAATATAAAACACCAACATATACAATATCCGCACGGATATTGGTTAACGATGAAAAAAAAGGTGCAGGAATGCTTGGTGGGGGTGACTTACTGGGTGACTTAGGAGGGCTTCTCGGATCTAAAAGTACAGTAGATAACGAAGCTGAAGTTCTCAAAACTAGGTTTTTATTGGAGCAGGTTGTTGAGGATATGAAATTAAATGTAACCTATTACTCCAAAACTCCTTTGAAAAACGTGCAACTTTATAAGTCCCCGCTCATATTAAATATTCTCAAAGAGCAAGATACTATACGAAGTACAGATGTTGATCTTAAAATCTCGAAAGGTAAAACCTTGTCTGTTGTTACTGATGAGTTAGATACAACTGTAGAGTTGGGTTCTCCCTTTAAAATCCCTGGTGTCGGCGTCGTCCAGATTTCTAAAAACGACAGTATCCCATTGCACGAGGACGACTTTATGATAAATGTGAAATCTGTTGATTCTAAGGTCGCTGAGCTAAAAGAGAATCTGAAGGTAGAGGTTACAAATAAACTCGTAACAGTCATTGATCTTTCTCTTAATCATGCTATCCCCAGAAAAGGTGAGGATATAATGAATAAGCTTATTGAAAAGTACGTCGAAGCTAATGTCAAAGATAAAAATGAGGTTGCAGACAGTACCGTTAAATTTATCCAAAGCCGTTTAGGGTTTATCGGAAGAGAGTTGGGCGACTTAGAGGGAAATATTCAAGGTTTCAAGCAATCGAACAATCTTGCTGATATGACTGAACAGTCAAAACTTTTGGTACAGACCACTAGCCAATATTTGGATGAATTATCAAAGGTAGAGACACAGATTAGTATCCTAAAAAGCTTGCAGGATTATCTTAAGGACGAGAATACAAATAAGCGGGTGTTACCTAGTTCGGTAATTCCAACTGATATGGTTTTTAGTGGAGCCGTGGAGCGTTACAACGAACTGACTATGGAACGTGCCAGGCAGTTAATTGGTGTCACAGAGTCTAACCCTAGCATTGTATTAATTGATAAGGAGATCGCTAATGCCAGGGCAGATATCCAATCCAATCTCTCTAACACATTAAGAGGTTTCGAGATCACCAGAAATAAGATCTCGGCACAGATGAGGAAGGCCGAAGCACAGGTAAAGGATGTCCCTCAGATCGAGCGGCAGTACTTAAACTTAGCAAGGCAGCAGCAGATAAAGCAAGAGTTATATATCTTTTTGATGCAAAAGTCTGAGGAGACTGCTATTTCTAAGACTTCCAATATTGCAAATTCTAAGACGATTGACCCGCCTAAGTCTGAATTTAAACCAATCAGCCCTAAAAAAAGTATGGTGCTGATGCTGGGATTTATTGTCGGTTTAGCGGTTCCCGTCGGGTTAATATATATACTAGAAGTTTTAAACAATAAGATTCAGACTAAAGATGACATCATTAAGGGCACTAGCACGCCTATAGTCGGGGAGATTAGTCATAATCAGGAAAATGACAACTTAGTTGTTTCTAACAGTTCTCGTTCCGCAGTTGCTGAACAATTCAGAGCATTAAGAACGAATTTGTCTTTTATGACGAACACTGTTGATGAAAAGGTCATCTTATTGACGTCCAGCATGTCAGGGGAGGGGAAATCTTTCGTCGCGATAAACCTTGGTAATATCCTTGCTCTATCCAACAAAAGAGTTATTTTGATGGAACTTGATCTTAGGAAACCCGGGCTTTCCGCAAAGGTCAATATCCCAAATACTAAGGGTTTTACCAATTTTATTATTGACTCTTCCTTAACTTCGAAGGATATTATTCAACCTCTAAAGCTTCACAAAAGTCTTTTCATAGTCCCTTCGGGTCCCATACCGCCAAATCCTGCAGAGTTGCTGCTTAATGGCAGGACCGGCGAATTAATAGAGGAGTTAAAAAAAGATTTCGATTACATTATAGTTGACGCTCCGCCTATTGGGGTAGTAACCGATGCGCAGCTGATAGCACCTCATGCTGATACCTGTTTATACTTAGTACGGCAAAATTATACATACAAAGCTCAGTTAAATATTGTGGAGGATTTGAGGAAAAATAGAAAAATAAAGTCTATCGGAGTTGTTGTTAATGATATTCAAGTTTCTGAGGGCTATGGTTATGGCTATGGTTATGGCTATGGTTATGGCTACGGTTATGGATACGGTTATGGTAACTACGGTTCCAACGAATCCAAAAAGACACCAATTTGGAAACGTTTAATAAGAAAATAA
- a CDS encoding polysaccharide biosynthesis/export family protein: MILIRHRKNISSLLILSVLFLGSCTSTKNVPYFQDISTEAQSELANTAKFTEPVIQTDDILSISIFTIDPNTNMVVNQAASQAISTNTGPVSTLGATPPTAGFLVDKNGEIDLSVVGKIKVAGFTTYEARDLIKESASKVYQNPNVQVRFANFKVTILGEVARPASYVIPNEKVTVLDALGLAGDLTIFGKRENVTLIRDNNGKKEFARLNLNSKEIFNSPYFYLKQNDVLYVEPNKGKAASLNQARTQTFAIIGTALSVLIVLLTRL, translated from the coding sequence ATGATTTTAATTAGACATCGAAAAAACATTAGCTCCTTATTAATCCTCTCAGTTTTGTTTCTAGGCTCTTGTACGAGTACTAAGAACGTCCCTTATTTCCAGGATATCAGTACAGAAGCGCAGTCAGAACTAGCAAATACCGCCAAGTTTACCGAGCCTGTTATTCAGACAGATGATATTTTGTCAATTTCAATCTTCACCATAGATCCTAATACGAATATGGTAGTCAATCAAGCCGCAAGTCAGGCTATTAGCACTAATACCGGACCTGTATCCACACTTGGTGCAACCCCCCCCACTGCTGGTTTTCTGGTTGATAAGAACGGGGAAATAGATCTCTCAGTGGTCGGGAAGATTAAAGTAGCCGGGTTTACTACCTACGAAGCAAGAGATCTTATTAAGGAGAGTGCCTCCAAGGTATATCAAAATCCAAATGTTCAAGTAAGATTCGCAAATTTCAAGGTAACAATACTTGGAGAGGTAGCGAGGCCAGCTTCCTATGTCATCCCGAATGAAAAAGTTACAGTGCTTGATGCGTTAGGGCTAGCCGGAGACTTAACCATCTTCGGTAAAAGAGAAAATGTCACTCTGATAAGAGACAATAATGGGAAAAAAGAGTTTGCGCGGCTAAATCTGAATTCTAAAGAAATTTTCAACAGTCCATACTTCTATTTAAAGCAAAATGATGTGTTGTATGTCGAACCTAATAAGGGTAAGGCAGCCTCATTGAACCAAGCTCGGACGCAAACATTCGCTATAATTGGTACAGCGCTATCTGTATTAATAGTTTTATTAACAAGATTATAA
- a CDS encoding tyrosine-protein phosphatase, which yields MFSFFKKKTRVDNIEWLGIDVHSHLLPGIDDGSPDVTQSVALIKQLNELGFRKFLCTPHIFKELYPNTCDTINPALAQTREALTKAKINVELGAAAEYMIDENFEISDDLMCLPEKYLLIEMSYLNESPNIEKTIFDLQIKGYNIILAHPERYVFYHKSLTKLERYKDMGVMLQMNLLSPTGYYGKEVKRAADYLLERRYYDLTGTDLHHDKHLQALTDAVKSGYLYEKLGEYPFKNKEVFS from the coding sequence ATGTTTTCATTTTTTAAGAAAAAAACACGTGTAGATAATATAGAATGGCTCGGAATTGATGTTCATTCGCATTTATTACCCGGAATTGACGACGGATCACCCGATGTTACGCAATCTGTAGCCTTGATTAAGCAACTAAATGAGCTCGGTTTCCGTAAATTCCTTTGCACGCCGCATATTTTTAAAGAATTGTACCCAAACACCTGCGATACCATTAACCCGGCACTGGCCCAAACCAGGGAAGCCCTCACCAAAGCTAAAATCAATGTAGAGCTTGGTGCGGCGGCTGAGTACATGATTGATGAAAACTTTGAGATCAGCGACGACCTGATGTGCCTGCCAGAGAAGTACCTGTTGATAGAAATGTCGTACCTGAATGAAAGCCCTAATATAGAAAAGACAATTTTCGACCTGCAGATTAAAGGCTATAACATTATTCTGGCCCACCCGGAGCGCTATGTGTTTTATCACAAAAGCTTAACCAAGCTGGAACGCTATAAAGACATGGGCGTAATGCTTCAAATGAACCTTCTTTCTCCGACAGGATACTATGGCAAAGAAGTGAAACGCGCTGCCGATTATCTGCTCGAACGCAGGTACTATGACCTGACCGGAACAGACCTGCACCACGATAAACATTTGCAGGCCCTAACAGATGCCGTTAAAAGCGGTTATTTATACGAAAAACTAGGGGAGTACCCTTTTAAAAATAAGGAAGTGTTTTCGTGA
- a CDS encoding PAS domain S-box protein, translating to MDFNEREVSEGKDDFDLEAFVNISLDWICVAGFDGYFRKVNDAVCRTLGYTREELFAKPISSFMHPDDRELTAKRREKLLGGEPLHNYENRYITKSGNTVWLTWTSVAMPEKQLVFAVAKNITEKKLDSYRRLKSIEKQFNADPIGLAGVGLSEADKLWLQELEAKVASAIKNTNIKVSTISDAMAMSERQLYRRLDDLLQATPNNYIRGIRLKVAREAIESGKCRTIAEVAFAAGFKTPSYFRKVFAEHFGYDVNNLFF from the coding sequence ATGGATTTTAATGAACGGGAGGTCTCCGAGGGCAAAGACGACTTTGATCTGGAAGCTTTCGTGAATATTTCTTTGGATTGGATTTGCGTAGCAGGTTTCGACGGATATTTCAGAAAGGTTAACGACGCGGTGTGCCGTACACTTGGCTACACGCGGGAGGAGCTTTTTGCTAAGCCAATAAGTTCGTTTATGCACCCGGACGATAGGGAACTGACTGCGAAAAGGCGTGAGAAACTGCTTGGGGGTGAGCCGCTACACAATTATGAAAACCGTTACATCACCAAAAGCGGGAATACCGTGTGGCTTACCTGGACTTCCGTAGCGATGCCGGAAAAACAACTGGTATTTGCCGTTGCCAAGAATATTACAGAAAAGAAACTCGATTCTTACCGCAGACTAAAGTCGATAGAGAAACAGTTTAACGCTGACCCCATTGGTCTGGCAGGTGTAGGGCTTTCTGAAGCAGACAAGCTGTGGCTGCAAGAACTGGAGGCTAAAGTCGCATCGGCCATTAAAAACACCAATATTAAGGTGAGTACGATAAGTGATGCAATGGCTATGAGCGAGCGGCAACTATACCGACGGCTTGACGATCTGCTGCAGGCTACACCCAATAATTACATCAGGGGAATACGCTTAAAAGTAGCCAGGGAAGCTATAGAAAGCGGCAAGTGCCGCACCATTGCTGAGGTGGCCTTTGCCGCTGGTTTCAAAACCCCGTCCTATTTCCGTAAAGTCTTTGCCGAACACTTCGGCTATGATGTAAATAATCTGTTTTTTTAA